A window of Deltaproteobacteria bacterium contains these coding sequences:
- a CDS encoding DUF1015 domain-containing protein, which yields MVRIAPFRGVFYNQKKFKDLAKVIAPPYDVISKEEQEKLYKKSPHNFVRLDLSSEPDSYTSVARLLNEWLTTGVLERDAEPAIYFLSHRFTLKDGAKKLRQGFFALTELQDFPTGNIRPHEKTHDAPKEDRLKLMLACNAQLSPIFALYAEPKQIINRMLSVVVEGTTPFAEVEVDNGDECKLWRITDANVIQKVQKAMEEQTLLIADGHHRYDATMNYRKQLRGERGDGTGHEAYNYIMAYFANMNDDNVVILPTHRLVRGYAPQPFLQLEEKLQSHFYVEQHPKTPDGKSSFLKALKTAAKKHKVIGVSFKRDPRYVILRLKNKRVMQKLAKDLCPALQELDVSILHLLVLETILGMKRQQQESGDTIKYTQDEELALQTLEKEDFQAAFILNATKAEEIQSIANAGATMPQKSTYFYPKLLSGLIVNKIELDEQISA from the coding sequence AGAAATCGCCGCACAACTTTGTCAGGCTCGACTTGAGTTCCGAGCCCGATTCCTACACCAGCGTCGCTCGACTGCTCAACGAATGGCTGACCACCGGAGTGCTCGAACGTGACGCCGAGCCGGCGATTTACTTTCTAAGCCATCGCTTCACTCTAAAAGATGGCGCTAAAAAACTGCGCCAGGGCTTTTTCGCGCTCACCGAGCTACAAGACTTTCCCACCGGCAATATTCGGCCCCATGAAAAAACCCATGACGCGCCTAAAGAAGATCGACTGAAGCTCATGCTCGCCTGCAACGCGCAGCTCAGCCCGATCTTCGCGCTCTACGCCGAGCCCAAGCAGATCATCAACCGAATGCTCAGCGTCGTCGTCGAAGGCACCACGCCGTTCGCCGAAGTGGAAGTGGACAACGGCGACGAGTGCAAGCTCTGGCGCATCACCGATGCCAATGTGATTCAAAAAGTTCAGAAAGCTATGGAAGAGCAGACCTTGCTCATCGCCGACGGCCATCACCGCTATGATGCGACGATGAACTATCGCAAACAGCTACGCGGCGAGCGCGGCGACGGCACGGGCCATGAGGCCTACAACTACATCATGGCCTACTTCGCCAACATGAACGATGACAACGTGGTGATCCTGCCGACCCACCGGCTTGTGCGCGGCTACGCGCCGCAGCCGTTTTTGCAGCTCGAAGAAAAGCTGCAGAGCCATTTTTACGTCGAACAGCACCCGAAAACTCCGGATGGCAAAAGCTCGTTTCTCAAGGCGCTTAAGACGGCCGCAAAAAAACACAAGGTCATCGGCGTCAGCTTCAAGCGCGATCCGCGCTACGTGATACTGCGGCTGAAAAACAAGCGGGTCATGCAAAAATTAGCAAAGGATTTGTGTCCGGCACTGCAGGAGCTCGATGTCAGCATCCTGCACTTGTTGGTGCTAGAAACAATTCTCGGCATGAAGCGCCAGCAACAAGAGAGCGGCGACACCATCAAGTACACTCAGGACGAAGAGCTCGCGCTGCAAACCCTGGAGAAAGAAGACTTTCAAGCCGCGTTTATTCTAAACGCGACCAAGGCGGAAGAGATCCAAAGCATCGCCAACGCCGGCGCAACCATGCCGCAGAAGTCGACCTATTTTTATCCTAAGCTGTTGTCGGGACTGATCGTCAACAAGATCGAATTGGACGAGCAGATTTCTGCGTAG